Proteins encoded in a region of the Megalops cyprinoides isolate fMegCyp1 chromosome 3, fMegCyp1.pri, whole genome shotgun sequence genome:
- the LOC118773947 gene encoding bromodomain-containing protein 8 isoform X3 gives MASGVGKHKLLSLGPTEPWSVREKLCLASSVMKSGDQNWVSVSRAIKPFAEPGRPPDWFSQKHCASQYSELLETTETPKRKRGEKGEVVETVEDVIVRRLTAERIEELKRLIKDTQEKHRKLKKEAELIQAGHLDSKLEELWGEMLQKKKQEEEEAELKRKATDAAYQARQAVKNTPKRVPSVTVRSPLGASSPSLEFPLVDTPQSTPDDPVATPTTPGAAVFMPLPEATGPSAAEASLGTLLDDSPQKKLLGQKATPPPSPLLSELLKKGSLLPTSPRLVGEGDVPAGHMTGGHGPDLQLTASAMTASQAATGVVDARAVSVGSPPAGEGKAGELGDEDLVTVSYMGDELDLETVGDIIAIIEEKVEDTAEVLDAAAVEAALSLCEEAADGHALSGPWEAGPFKPPEPGPAAPPGSAGVSAHCGLEKKKELPEEKGVALGPASLDSTAGHPHHTPVPAPSATLDHAHGLGARLEPDTQGGASREEEHREGSPASPRISIKCENEEWTQTGADTPCADSVMEDGSSSGKHSKEVKEEDGGSDGDEESVSETKDCGEGDGGEECGGDAEGAEAYLSEADLEPAASESEDGYSLHTASSLQMHNTADSIPSSPASSQFSMCSEDQEAIQAQKIWKKAIMLVWRAAANHRYANVFLQPVTDDIAPGYHSIVHRPMDLSTIKKNIESGLIRSTAEFQRDIMLMFQNAVMYNSSDHDVYHMALEMQRDVLEQIQQFLATQLIMQTSESGISAKSLRGRDSTRKQDSTDKDSVPMASPAFLLSLFDGGTRGRRCAIEADQKMKK, from the exons ATGGCGAGCGGGGTTGGCA AACACAAGCTGCTGTCTCTGGGCCCGACCGAGCCCTGGTCAGTGAGAGAGAAGCTTTGCCTGGCCTCCTCTGTCATGAAAAGCGGTGACCAGAACTG GGTTTCTGTCAGCCGAGCCATTAAGCCTTTTGCTGAGCCAGGTCGGCCCCCGGACTGGTTCTCCCAAAAG CACTGCGCCTCCCAGTACAGTGAGCTCCTGGAGACCACCGAGACCCCAAA gcggaagaggggggagaagggggaggtggtggagaCGGTGGAGGACGTCATCGTGCGCAGACTCACAGCGGAGAGAATCGAGGAGCTGAAGAGGCTGATCAAAGacacacaggagaaacacag GAAGCTGAAGAAGGAGGCGGAGCTAATCCAGGCGGGCCATCTGGACTccaagctggaggagctgtgggGGGAGATGCTACA AAAGaagaaacaggaggaggaagaggcggaGCTGAAGAGGAAAGCCACTGATGCAGCCTATCAAG CGCGACAGGCAGTGAAGAACACCCCGAAACGTGTTCCCAGCGTGACGGTTCGCTCCCCACTGGGCGCCAGCTCACCCAGCCTGGAGTTCCCCCTGGTGGACACGCCCCAGTCGACGCCCGACGACCCGGTCGCCACGCCCACT ACTCCAGGGGCTGCAGTGTTCATGCCCCTCCCTGAGGCGACGGGGCCTAGCGCAGCAGAGGCCAGCCTGGGGACTCTCCTGGACGACTCCCCGCAGAAGAAGCTCCTCGGCCAGAAGGCCACCCCTCCGCCCTCCCCTCTGCTCTCAGAGCTGCTGAAGAAGGGCAGCCTGCTGCCCACCAGCCCCAGactg GTCGGAGAAGGAGACGTTCCCGCGGGTCACATGACCGGAGGGCACGGGCCAGACCTTCAGCTCACAGCCTCCGCCATGACTGCATCCCAGGCGGCAACAG gagtGGTGGACGCGCGGGCGGTGTCCGTCGGAAGCCCCCCCGCAGGTGAGGGAAAGGCAGGTGAGCTGGGCGACGAGGACCTGGTCACCGTGTCCTACATGGGAGACGAACTTGACCTGGAGACTGTGGGTGACATCATCGCCATCATAGAGGAGAAG gtggaGGACACTGCGGAGGTTCTGGACGCCGCCGCGGTGGAGgcggctctgtctctgtgcgaGGAAGCAGCCGACGGCCACGCCCTGTCGGGGCCCTGGGAGGCCGGGCCCTTCAAACCCCCCGAGCCGGGCCCCGCGGCCCCGCCCGGCTCCGCGGGCGTCTCCGCCCACTGCGGCctggagaagaagaaggagctgCCTGAGGAGAAGGGTGTGGCCCTGGGCCCTGCCTCACTGGACAGCACGGCCGGCCACCCGCACCACACACCcgtccccgccccctccgccaCCCTGGACCACGCCCACGGCCTGGGGGCGCGCCTGGAACCCGACACCCAGGGCGGGgccagcagggaggaggagcacagagagggaagcCCCGCCTCCCCACGCATCAGCATTAAGTGTGAAAACGAGGAGTGGACACAGACGGGAGCTGATACAccctgtgcag ACTCAGTGATGGAGGACGGCTCTTCATCAGGGAAGCACTCTAAG gaggtGAAAGAGGAGGACGGAGGGAGTGACGGGGACGAGGAGAGTGTCTCCGAGACGAAGGACTGCggagagggggacgggggggaggAGTGCGGGGGCGACGCGGAGGGGGCGGAGGCGTACCTGTCGGAGGCGGACCTCGAACCCGCGGCCAGCGAGAGTGAGGACGGATACAGCCTCCACACCGCCTCCTCCCTGCAGATGCACAACACCGCCGACTCCATCCCCAGCAGCCCTGCCTCCTCCCAGTT CTCCATGTGCAGTGAGGACCAGGAGGCTATCCAGGCACAGAAGATCTGGAAGAAAGCCATAATGCTTGTGTGGCGAGcggcagccaatcacag GTATGCCAACGTGTTCCTGCAGCCGGTGACGGACGACATTGCGCCTGGGTATCACAGCATTGTACACAG GCCCATGGACCTGTCCACCATAAAGAAGAACATCGAGTCGGGTCTGATCCGGTCCACGGCGGAGTTCCAGCGCGACATCATGCTGATGTTCCAGAACGCTGTGATGTACAACAGCTCAGACCACGACGTGTACCACATGGCCCTGGAGATGCAGCGAGACGTGCTGGAGCAGATCCAGCAGTTCCTGGCCACCCAGCTCATCATGCAGACCTCCGAGTCCGGCATCAGCGCCAAGAGCCTGCGGGGACGGGACTCCACCCGCAAGCAGGACTCCACCGacaag GACAGTGTCCCCATGGCCTCTCCtgccttccttctctctcttttt GATGGGGGCACCAGAGGGCGCCGCTGTGCCATCGAAGCCGACCAGAAGATGAAAAAGTAA
- the LOC118773947 gene encoding bromodomain-containing protein 8 isoform X1, giving the protein MASGVGKHKLLSLGPTEPWSVREKLCLASSVMKSGDQNWVSVSRAIKPFAEPGRPPDWFSQKHCASQYSELLETTETPKRKRGEKGEVVETVEDVIVRRLTAERIEELKRLIKDTQEKHRKLKKEAELIQAGHLDSKLEELWGEMLQKKKQEEEEAELKRKATDAAYQARQAVKNTPKRVPSVTVRSPLGASSPSLEFPLVDTPQSTPDDPVATPTTPGAAVFMPLPEATGPSAAEASLGTLLDDSPQKKLLGQKATPPPSPLLSELLKKGSLLPTSPRLVGEGDVPAGHMTGGHGPDLQLTASAMTASQAATGAPTLSRLLEAGPAQFPSPLGSLATADPSNTPPTTAAPPLQDTPASLSAGVVDARAVSVGSPPAGEGKAGELGDEDLVTVSYMGDELDLETVGDIIAIIEEKVEDTAEVLDAAAVEAALSLCEEAADGHALSGPWEAGPFKPPEPGPAAPPGSAGVSAHCGLEKKKELPEEKGVALGPASLDSTAGHPHHTPVPAPSATLDHAHGLGARLEPDTQGGASREEEHREGSPASPRISIKCENEEWTQTGADTPCADSVMEDGSSSGKHSKEVKEEDGGSDGDEESVSETKDCGEGDGGEECGGDAEGAEAYLSEADLEPAASESEDGYSLHTASSLQMHNTADSIPSSPASSQFSMCSEDQEAIQAQKIWKKAIMLVWRAAANHRYANVFLQPVTDDIAPGYHSIVHRPMDLSTIKKNIESGLIRSTAEFQRDIMLMFQNAVMYNSSDHDVYHMALEMQRDVLEQIQQFLATQLIMQTSESGISAKSLRGRDSTRKQDSTDKDSVPMASPAFLLSLFDGGTRGRRCAIEADQKMKK; this is encoded by the exons ATGGCGAGCGGGGTTGGCA AACACAAGCTGCTGTCTCTGGGCCCGACCGAGCCCTGGTCAGTGAGAGAGAAGCTTTGCCTGGCCTCCTCTGTCATGAAAAGCGGTGACCAGAACTG GGTTTCTGTCAGCCGAGCCATTAAGCCTTTTGCTGAGCCAGGTCGGCCCCCGGACTGGTTCTCCCAAAAG CACTGCGCCTCCCAGTACAGTGAGCTCCTGGAGACCACCGAGACCCCAAA gcggaagaggggggagaagggggaggtggtggagaCGGTGGAGGACGTCATCGTGCGCAGACTCACAGCGGAGAGAATCGAGGAGCTGAAGAGGCTGATCAAAGacacacaggagaaacacag GAAGCTGAAGAAGGAGGCGGAGCTAATCCAGGCGGGCCATCTGGACTccaagctggaggagctgtgggGGGAGATGCTACA AAAGaagaaacaggaggaggaagaggcggaGCTGAAGAGGAAAGCCACTGATGCAGCCTATCAAG CGCGACAGGCAGTGAAGAACACCCCGAAACGTGTTCCCAGCGTGACGGTTCGCTCCCCACTGGGCGCCAGCTCACCCAGCCTGGAGTTCCCCCTGGTGGACACGCCCCAGTCGACGCCCGACGACCCGGTCGCCACGCCCACT ACTCCAGGGGCTGCAGTGTTCATGCCCCTCCCTGAGGCGACGGGGCCTAGCGCAGCAGAGGCCAGCCTGGGGACTCTCCTGGACGACTCCCCGCAGAAGAAGCTCCTCGGCCAGAAGGCCACCCCTCCGCCCTCCCCTCTGCTCTCAGAGCTGCTGAAGAAGGGCAGCCTGCTGCCCACCAGCCCCAGactg GTCGGAGAAGGAGACGTTCCCGCGGGTCACATGACCGGAGGGCACGGGCCAGACCTTCAGCTCACAGCCTCCGCCATGACTGCATCCCAGGCGGCAACAG GTGCTCCCACGCTGTCCCGTCTGCTGGAAGCTGGCCCCGCCCAGTTCCCGTCCCCTTTGGGCTCACTGGCCACCGCTGACccctccaacaccccccccaccactgctgCCCCCCCTCTGCAGGACACCCCCGCCTCGCTCAGCGCAG gagtGGTGGACGCGCGGGCGGTGTCCGTCGGAAGCCCCCCCGCAGGTGAGGGAAAGGCAGGTGAGCTGGGCGACGAGGACCTGGTCACCGTGTCCTACATGGGAGACGAACTTGACCTGGAGACTGTGGGTGACATCATCGCCATCATAGAGGAGAAG gtggaGGACACTGCGGAGGTTCTGGACGCCGCCGCGGTGGAGgcggctctgtctctgtgcgaGGAAGCAGCCGACGGCCACGCCCTGTCGGGGCCCTGGGAGGCCGGGCCCTTCAAACCCCCCGAGCCGGGCCCCGCGGCCCCGCCCGGCTCCGCGGGCGTCTCCGCCCACTGCGGCctggagaagaagaaggagctgCCTGAGGAGAAGGGTGTGGCCCTGGGCCCTGCCTCACTGGACAGCACGGCCGGCCACCCGCACCACACACCcgtccccgccccctccgccaCCCTGGACCACGCCCACGGCCTGGGGGCGCGCCTGGAACCCGACACCCAGGGCGGGgccagcagggaggaggagcacagagagggaagcCCCGCCTCCCCACGCATCAGCATTAAGTGTGAAAACGAGGAGTGGACACAGACGGGAGCTGATACAccctgtgcag ACTCAGTGATGGAGGACGGCTCTTCATCAGGGAAGCACTCTAAG gaggtGAAAGAGGAGGACGGAGGGAGTGACGGGGACGAGGAGAGTGTCTCCGAGACGAAGGACTGCggagagggggacgggggggaggAGTGCGGGGGCGACGCGGAGGGGGCGGAGGCGTACCTGTCGGAGGCGGACCTCGAACCCGCGGCCAGCGAGAGTGAGGACGGATACAGCCTCCACACCGCCTCCTCCCTGCAGATGCACAACACCGCCGACTCCATCCCCAGCAGCCCTGCCTCCTCCCAGTT CTCCATGTGCAGTGAGGACCAGGAGGCTATCCAGGCACAGAAGATCTGGAAGAAAGCCATAATGCTTGTGTGGCGAGcggcagccaatcacag GTATGCCAACGTGTTCCTGCAGCCGGTGACGGACGACATTGCGCCTGGGTATCACAGCATTGTACACAG GCCCATGGACCTGTCCACCATAAAGAAGAACATCGAGTCGGGTCTGATCCGGTCCACGGCGGAGTTCCAGCGCGACATCATGCTGATGTTCCAGAACGCTGTGATGTACAACAGCTCAGACCACGACGTGTACCACATGGCCCTGGAGATGCAGCGAGACGTGCTGGAGCAGATCCAGCAGTTCCTGGCCACCCAGCTCATCATGCAGACCTCCGAGTCCGGCATCAGCGCCAAGAGCCTGCGGGGACGGGACTCCACCCGCAAGCAGGACTCCACCGacaag GACAGTGTCCCCATGGCCTCTCCtgccttccttctctctcttttt GATGGGGGCACCAGAGGGCGCCGCTGTGCCATCGAAGCCGACCAGAAGATGAAAAAGTAA
- the LOC118773947 gene encoding bromodomain-containing protein 8 isoform X2 yields the protein MASGVGKHKLLSLGPTEPWSVREKLCLASSVMKSGDQNWVSVSRAIKPFAEPGRPPDWFSQKHCASQYSELLETTETPKRKRGEKGEVVETVEDVIVRRLTAERIEELKRLIKDTQEKHRKLKKEAELIQAGHLDSKLEELWGEMLQKKKQEEEEAELKRKATDAAYQARQAVKNTPKRVPSVTVRSPLGASSPSLEFPLVDTPQSTPDDPVATPTTPGAAVFMPLPEATGPSAAEASLGTLLDDSPQKKLLGQKATPPPSPLLSELLKKGSLLPTSPRLVGEGDVPAGHMTGGHGPDLQLTASAMTASQAATGAPTLSRLLEAGPAQFPSPLGSLATADPSNTPPTTAAPPLQDTPASLSAGVVDARAVSVGSPPAGEGKAGELGDEDLVTVSYMGDELDLETVGDIIAIIEEKVEDTAEVLDAAAVEAALSLCEEAADGHALSGPWEAGPFKPPEPGPAAPPGSAGVSAHCGLEKKKELPEEKGVALGPASLDSTAGHPHHTPVPAPSATLDHAHGLGARLEPDTQGGASREEEHREGSPASPRISIKCENEEWTQTGADTPCADSVMEDGSSSGKHSKEVKEEDGGSDGDEESVSETKDCGEGDGGEECGGDAEGAEAYLSEADLEPAASESEDGYSLHTASSLQMHNTADSIPSSPASSQFSMCSEDQEAIQAQKIWKKAIMLVWRAAANHRYANVFLQPVTDDIAPGYHSIVHRPMDLSTIKKNIESGLIRSTAEFQRDIMLMFQNAVMYNSSDHDVYHMALEMQRDVLEQIQQFLATQLIMQTSESGISAKSLRGRDSTRKQDSTDKDGGTRGRRCAIEADQKMKK from the exons ATGGCGAGCGGGGTTGGCA AACACAAGCTGCTGTCTCTGGGCCCGACCGAGCCCTGGTCAGTGAGAGAGAAGCTTTGCCTGGCCTCCTCTGTCATGAAAAGCGGTGACCAGAACTG GGTTTCTGTCAGCCGAGCCATTAAGCCTTTTGCTGAGCCAGGTCGGCCCCCGGACTGGTTCTCCCAAAAG CACTGCGCCTCCCAGTACAGTGAGCTCCTGGAGACCACCGAGACCCCAAA gcggaagaggggggagaagggggaggtggtggagaCGGTGGAGGACGTCATCGTGCGCAGACTCACAGCGGAGAGAATCGAGGAGCTGAAGAGGCTGATCAAAGacacacaggagaaacacag GAAGCTGAAGAAGGAGGCGGAGCTAATCCAGGCGGGCCATCTGGACTccaagctggaggagctgtgggGGGAGATGCTACA AAAGaagaaacaggaggaggaagaggcggaGCTGAAGAGGAAAGCCACTGATGCAGCCTATCAAG CGCGACAGGCAGTGAAGAACACCCCGAAACGTGTTCCCAGCGTGACGGTTCGCTCCCCACTGGGCGCCAGCTCACCCAGCCTGGAGTTCCCCCTGGTGGACACGCCCCAGTCGACGCCCGACGACCCGGTCGCCACGCCCACT ACTCCAGGGGCTGCAGTGTTCATGCCCCTCCCTGAGGCGACGGGGCCTAGCGCAGCAGAGGCCAGCCTGGGGACTCTCCTGGACGACTCCCCGCAGAAGAAGCTCCTCGGCCAGAAGGCCACCCCTCCGCCCTCCCCTCTGCTCTCAGAGCTGCTGAAGAAGGGCAGCCTGCTGCCCACCAGCCCCAGactg GTCGGAGAAGGAGACGTTCCCGCGGGTCACATGACCGGAGGGCACGGGCCAGACCTTCAGCTCACAGCCTCCGCCATGACTGCATCCCAGGCGGCAACAG GTGCTCCCACGCTGTCCCGTCTGCTGGAAGCTGGCCCCGCCCAGTTCCCGTCCCCTTTGGGCTCACTGGCCACCGCTGACccctccaacaccccccccaccactgctgCCCCCCCTCTGCAGGACACCCCCGCCTCGCTCAGCGCAG gagtGGTGGACGCGCGGGCGGTGTCCGTCGGAAGCCCCCCCGCAGGTGAGGGAAAGGCAGGTGAGCTGGGCGACGAGGACCTGGTCACCGTGTCCTACATGGGAGACGAACTTGACCTGGAGACTGTGGGTGACATCATCGCCATCATAGAGGAGAAG gtggaGGACACTGCGGAGGTTCTGGACGCCGCCGCGGTGGAGgcggctctgtctctgtgcgaGGAAGCAGCCGACGGCCACGCCCTGTCGGGGCCCTGGGAGGCCGGGCCCTTCAAACCCCCCGAGCCGGGCCCCGCGGCCCCGCCCGGCTCCGCGGGCGTCTCCGCCCACTGCGGCctggagaagaagaaggagctgCCTGAGGAGAAGGGTGTGGCCCTGGGCCCTGCCTCACTGGACAGCACGGCCGGCCACCCGCACCACACACCcgtccccgccccctccgccaCCCTGGACCACGCCCACGGCCTGGGGGCGCGCCTGGAACCCGACACCCAGGGCGGGgccagcagggaggaggagcacagagagggaagcCCCGCCTCCCCACGCATCAGCATTAAGTGTGAAAACGAGGAGTGGACACAGACGGGAGCTGATACAccctgtgcag ACTCAGTGATGGAGGACGGCTCTTCATCAGGGAAGCACTCTAAG gaggtGAAAGAGGAGGACGGAGGGAGTGACGGGGACGAGGAGAGTGTCTCCGAGACGAAGGACTGCggagagggggacgggggggaggAGTGCGGGGGCGACGCGGAGGGGGCGGAGGCGTACCTGTCGGAGGCGGACCTCGAACCCGCGGCCAGCGAGAGTGAGGACGGATACAGCCTCCACACCGCCTCCTCCCTGCAGATGCACAACACCGCCGACTCCATCCCCAGCAGCCCTGCCTCCTCCCAGTT CTCCATGTGCAGTGAGGACCAGGAGGCTATCCAGGCACAGAAGATCTGGAAGAAAGCCATAATGCTTGTGTGGCGAGcggcagccaatcacag GTATGCCAACGTGTTCCTGCAGCCGGTGACGGACGACATTGCGCCTGGGTATCACAGCATTGTACACAG GCCCATGGACCTGTCCACCATAAAGAAGAACATCGAGTCGGGTCTGATCCGGTCCACGGCGGAGTTCCAGCGCGACATCATGCTGATGTTCCAGAACGCTGTGATGTACAACAGCTCAGACCACGACGTGTACCACATGGCCCTGGAGATGCAGCGAGACGTGCTGGAGCAGATCCAGCAGTTCCTGGCCACCCAGCTCATCATGCAGACCTCCGAGTCCGGCATCAGCGCCAAGAGCCTGCGGGGACGGGACTCCACCCGCAAGCAGGACTCCACCGacaag GATGGGGGCACCAGAGGGCGCCGCTGTGCCATCGAAGCCGACCAGAAGATGAAAAAGTAA